A single Triticum dicoccoides isolate Atlit2015 ecotype Zavitan chromosome 2A, WEW_v2.0, whole genome shotgun sequence DNA region contains:
- the LOC119355267 gene encoding putative F-box/LRR-repeat protein 23, giving the protein MAAAAPSRHRPEGPPSEEEAARDWAGLPGDALLAVLHRLDHVDVLMGAGQVCSPWRCAARNEPELWRRVEVRSHADRRSHVAAPSRARRHSCSVLCGLARAAVRRAAGQCEAFCGEGAVDDSVLSLLADSAPSLKSLRIISGDRIVDERLSLTITNFSLLEELELSLCTDVYPGTCEAVGTACPLLKRFRLSKKQFCKWNTKNIDQEAMAIATMGGLRSLQLFANPLSDDGLAAILDGCPRLESLDIRHCFNVGMGAAAIRARCPGIKTLRLPDDSTIDYDLKFSPPDMTPWNTQDEHQCDWHELVYFSSW; this is encoded by the exons ATGGCCGCGGCCGCGCCATCCCGCCACCGCCCCGAGGGACCTccctcggaggaggaggcggcgagggaCTGGGCGGGGCTGCCGGGGGACGCGCTGCTGGCGGTGCTCCACAGGCTAGACCACGTCGACGTCCTCATGGGGGCCGGCCAGGTGTGCAGCCCCTGGCGCTGCGCGGCGCGGAACGAGCCGGAGCTGTGGCGCCGCGTCGAGGTGCGCTCCCACGCCGACCGCCGATCTCACGTCGCGGCGCCCTCCCGCGCCAGACGCCACTCCTGCTCCGTCCTCTGTGGGCTGGCGCGCGCCGCCGTCAGGCGTGCCGCGGGGCAGTGCGAGGCCTTCTGCGGCGAGGGCGCCGTGGACGACAGCGTCCTCTCCCTCCTTGCCGACTC GGCGCCTTCGCTGAAGAGCCTCCGGATCATCTCCGGCGACAGGATCGTCGACGAGAGGCTCAGCCTCACCATCACGAACTTCTCCCTGCTGGAGGAGCTGGAGCTCTCGCTTTGCACCGACGTCTACCCGGGGACGTGCGAGGCCGTCGGCACCGCCTGCCCTCTCCTCAAGCGCTTCCGTCTGAGCAAGAAGCAGTTCTGCAAGTGGAACACCAAGAACATCGACCAGGAGGCCATGGCCATCGCCACCATGGGCGGGCTGCGGTCGCTTCAGCTCTTCGCCAACCCTCTCAGCGACGACGGGCTGGCGGCCATCCTTGACGGATGCCCGCGCCTCGAGTCTCTCGACATCCGCCACTGCTTCAACGTTGGGATGGGCGCTGCTGCGATCCGAGCACGGTGTCCTGGGATCAAGACGCTGAGGCTGCCGGATGACTCCACGATCGATTACGATCTGAAGTTTTCTCCCCCGGATATGACCCCGTGGAACACCCAGGATGAGCATCAATGTGATTGGCACGAGTTGGTCTATTTCAGTTCATGGTAG
- the LOC119355265 gene encoding 3-oxoacyl-[acyl-carrier-protein] synthase I, chloroplastic-like — MHAHAPHALGLRVPPPAFPCRRARPRRRPAADVRASAATSAAPQRETDPRKRVVITGMGLASVFGNDVDTFYDRLLAGESGVGPIDRFDASSFPTRFAGQIRGFSSEGYIDGKNDRRLDDCIRYCILSGKKALESAGLSAGSDAHGKLDVGRAGILVGSGMGGLSVFSDGVQNLIEKGYRKISPFFIPYAITNMGSALLAMDVGFMGPNYSISTACATSNYCFYAAANHIRRGEADIIVTGGTEAAIIPIGLGGFVACRALSQRNDDPITASRPWDKERDGFVMGEGAGVLVMESLEHAMKRDAPIIAEYLGGAVNCDAYHMTDPRSDGLGVSSCITMSLRDAGVAPEEVNYINAHATSTLAGDLAEVRAIKQVFKNPSEIKINSTKSMIGHCLGAAGGLEAIATIKSITTGWVHPTINQFKPEPEVDFDTVANEKKQHEVNVAISNSFGFGGHNSVVVFAPFKQ, encoded by the exons ATGCACGCCCACGCCCCCCACGCCCTCGGCCTCCGCGTCCCTCCCCCCGCGTTCCCCTGCCGCCGCGCTCGCCCGCGCCGGCGCCCCGCCGCGGACGTCCGCgcctcggcggccacctcggcgGCGCCGCAGAGAGAGACGGACCCCAGGAAGCGGGTGGTGATCACGGGGATGGGGCTGGCGTCGGTGTTCGGGAACGACGTGGACACATTCTACGACCGGCTCCTGGCCGGGGAGAGCGGCGTCGGGCCCATCGACCGGTTCGATGCCAGCAGTTTCCCCACGAGGTTCGCCGGGCAGATACGGGGGTTCTCGTCGGAGGGGTACATCGACGGCAAGAACGACCGGAGGCTCGACGACTGCATCCGGTACTGCATCCTCAGCGGCAAGAAGGCGCTCGAGAGCGCCGGGCTCAGCGCAGGATCCGACGCGCACGGCAAG CTTGATGTGGGGCGGGCTGGTATTCTTGTGGGTTCTGGCATGGGTGGCCTTTCAGTATTCTCCGATGGTGTTCAGAATCTTATCGAGAAGGGATACAGAAAAATTTCACCTTTCTTTATCCCATATGCTATAACTAACATGGGTTCAGCCTTGCTTGCCATGGATGTTGGTTTCATGGGCCCCAACTACTCAATTTCAACTGCGTGTGCAACCTCCAACTACTGCTTTTATGCTGCCGCAAACCATATTCGTCGTGGTGAGGCTGATATCATCGTCACTGGTGGAACTGAAGCTGCCATCATTCCAATCGGCCTTGGAGGTTTTGTAGCATGTAGAGCACTATCACAAAGGAACGATGACCCAATAACTGCATCTAGGCCATGGGATAAAGAGCGAGATGGCTTTGTTATGGGTGAAGGTGCCGGTGTACTG GTTATGGAGAGCCTGGAGCACGCAATGAAGCGTGATGCACCAATAATTGCTGAATACTTGGGAGGTGCGGTCAACTGTGATGCTTACCATATGACTGATCCTCGATCAGATGGACTGGGTGTATCATCCTGTATTACAATGAGTCTCAGAGATGCAGGTGTTGCACCAGAGGAG GTGAACTACATCAATGCACACGCAACTTCGACACTTGCTGGTGACTTGGCTGAAGTGAGAGCCATTAAGCAAGTCTTCAAGAATCCATCTGAGATCAAGATCAATTCTACGAAG TCCATGATAGGCCATTGCCTGGGTGCAGCAGGTGGGTTAGAAGCTATCGCCACTATCAAGTCCATAACTACTGGATGGGTGCATCCTACCATTAACCAATTT AAGCCAGAGCCTGAAGTTGATTTTGATACAGTAGCTAATGAAAAGAAGCAGCATGAAGTGAATGTTG CTATTTCTAACTCATTTGGATTTGGAGGGCACAATTCGGTGGTGGTATTTGCGCCATTCAAGCAGTGA